The proteins below are encoded in one region of Opisthocomus hoazin isolate bOpiHoa1 chromosome 24, bOpiHoa1.hap1, whole genome shotgun sequence:
- the SPACA6 gene encoding LOW QUALITY PROTEIN: sperm acrosome membrane-associated protein 6 (The sequence of the model RefSeq protein was modified relative to this genomic sequence to represent the inferred CDS: substituted 1 base at 1 genomic stop codon), with protein MEAKVKKGKGEAMIRAVLGASLVVAAEAREQDKQEQALVQEQIASLEQENIRLKEQVKVLQEKSERQQEDIRCLQEALVENVTKGGTPLFPGDPGVWVLCSAAIAWWWVPLMLGLAPGLPGVHPCLLCFWHPIQQARLCRHITGAPAKDSXHQHCLEAIVQAAVPLASVTVGSGQQEVLQEIIMDALHFLDKQKDMKSLEVSLQEVVNMIWLKLSQLDEAPACIPPCGYQPAARVFQCATCRLMECRLPLDCPAQGTWARADEAVTLHCDVRFATRPDLPVTWMFAKDLRTQDLALFEELQGSAERPLSLILQDPTPGSIACLLGGSPFIYCTAAARTASLEI; from the exons ATGGAAGCTAAAGTAAAGAAAGGTAAAGGTGAAGCTATGATACGTGCGGTTTTGGGCGCGAGTTTAGTAGTGGCGGCAGAGGCCAGAGAGCAGGATAAACAGGAACAAGCTTTAGTGCAGGAGCAGATAGCAAGTTTGGAACAGGAGAATATAAGGTTGAAGGAACAGGTTAAAGTCTTACAAGAAAAGTCAGAAAGGCAACAGGAAGATATTAGGTGTTTGCAGGAGGCTTTGGTAGAAAACGTAACAAAAG GAG GAACCCCGCTGTTCCCCGGAGACCCGGGCGTCTGGGTGCTGTGCTCGGCGGCCATCGCGTGGTGGTGGGTGCCCCTGATGTTGGGGCTGGCCCCTGG GCTCCCTGGGGTGCAcccctgcctgctctgcttttGGCACCCCATTCAGCAGGCACGGCTCTGCCGTCACATTACTGGAGCTCCTGCCAAGGACTCCTGACATCAGCACTGCCTGGAGGCCATTGTCCAGGCTGCTGTGCCACTCGCCTCTGTCACTGTGG GGTCGGGGCAGCAAGAGGTGCTTCAGGAGATCATCATGGATGCCCTGCATTTTCTGGACAAGCAGAAGGACATGA AGTCCCTTGAGGTGTCCCTGCAGGAAGTCGTCAACATGATCTGGCTGAAGCTGAGCCAGCTGGATGAAG CTCCAGCCTGCATCCCGCCCTGTG GGTACCAGCCAGCCGCCCGTGTCTTCCAATGTGCCACCTGCCGCCTCATGGAGTGCCGCCTTCCCCTGGACTGCCCAG CGCAGGGCACGTGGGCGCGCGCCGATGAGGCCGTCACACTGCACTGCGATGTGCGCTTTGCCACCCGCCCCGACCTGCCTGTTACCTGGATGTTTGCCAAGGAC CTGCGCACACAGGACCTGGCACTGTTTGAGGAGCTGCAGGGGAGCGCGGAGCGACCTCTCAGCCTGATCCTCCAGGATCCCACTCCGGGATCCATTGCCTGTCTCCTGGGGGGCTCACCCTTCATCTACTGTACAGCAGCAGCTCGGACAGCCTCGCTGGAGATCTAG